A genomic window from Cotesia glomerata isolate CgM1 linkage group LG7, MPM_Cglom_v2.3, whole genome shotgun sequence includes:
- the LOC123269624 gene encoding uncharacterized protein LOC123269624 yields MCFDTCPTNTGSDKGTCSRLEQMLKKPLLYLACRHHIYELILRSVVEVVWPGSNSPNVPIFVRFQNSWKNIDQTKYETGIQDSIINKEVHGKKDEIISFIVTELQKKHDRDDYKELLELVLIFLGGTPKNGIKFRAPGPNHHARWMAKALYALKIFILKTV; encoded by the exons ATGTGTTTTGATACTTGTCCTACAAACACAG GATCTGATAAAGGAACATGCAGTCGCTTAGAACAAATGCTAAAAAAGCCATTACTATATTTGGCATGTCGACATCACATATATGAGTTGATTTTGAGAAGCGTTGTTGAAGTTGTTTGGCCAGGATCAAATTCTCCTAATGTACCGATTTTTGTACGGTTCCAAAACTCTTGGAAGAACATAGACCAAACAAAGTATGAGACTGGTATTCAAGATTccattataaataaagaagtTCACGGTAAAAAAGACGAAATAATTAGTTTCATCGTAACTGAACTGCAG AAAAAGCATGACAGAGATGATTATAAAGAGCTTTTGGAATTAGTGTTAATATTCTTAGGTGGTACTCCGAAAAACGGGATCAAATTTAGAGCTCCAGGACCAAATCATCATGCAAGATGGATGGCTAAGGCTCTATATGCtttaaaaatcttcattttaAAAACAGTTTAA